The Ciconia boyciana chromosome 7, ASM3463844v1, whole genome shotgun sequence region ccACTGCGATGTGGAAATactcttttagaaaaaaataattgcaacaaTCTAATTTCTTCAGATGAGGTAATGTGGTTACATTAATTTTTGAATCAACAAATGTTCTCATTTAAGAGCCCCAGCTGACAAAATAGTGGAGCCATCAAGATGCAGATGTAAACAAAACACTTGCAGTAGCATGTGaattaatgtaaaaacaaaaagttattAACTTATGGATACCAATACAATGAATTCTGGTATATGTACAAAGAACTGCCTCGGGTCTTGAGGAAGGTGTTCAGCAGCTTGTTATACTCAGACCTAATGCAGAATTTCTGTTCGATCTGCTTGTTGGGGAGGACCTTAAATGTGAGGACACGATGTAGCTTACTGCAGGTTTTAAGAGGAAGTTGtgagcagaaacatttttctttgctggacAAAAGCCACTGATAAAGATAGAGTACAAGCCAGCTGCATCTGGGATGCTGTCAAATCGTAGCAcgaaagaggaattaaaaatctACTTCCTTTGCCTGAGTAAAAATTGCAGGGTGGTCACTTTATTTGGtctataattataataataagcTTGATAGTGTATCTGTTATGGATTATGTATTCTGTGTGCATTATTAACATGTCTGTTTGTCCCACTACACTCAtaaggaaaacataaaacacagacaaatgaaagcagaagcgGCTGTGGCTATTAAGAACAATTAAGGACTACACAGCCTCTCTGCAGGGGGCCGCTCTGGAGTGGTTTAATGGAGCAGATCTCATATTATGATGTACATTTTGATAATGCTGCCTTGCATATTCAAGTATGACtatctgctcttctgcaggagCTTTGGTTACATAGCAAGAGACAGCTATAGCTACCATGAGGGTGCTGCCTATTTAATATtgctcatttcatttcatttcaaaatggagTTGGAGATTCATTTGTTAGAAATAAAGTACTTCACAGGGAGATTAGCTGTCTACTTTCTGTGGCTAGAAGAGGAAAGGGTACCAATGTCACTTTTTAGCTTGAAATAAACTTGAAACTTCCATGTTGTTCTGGTATACAGTGTGCAATTCTGTTATTTCAAGCTCAACATCCCTTTTCTTGTTTATGAAGATgaaccccaaacaacaaagtCCCTAATGGCTTGCACGCCCTGTAAGTGAGAGGTCTTCTAAAAAGCAACGTAGTTACTCATGCCAAGGTTTGGCTTTTCCAAAGTTTATTTCCTCTTCTACACAGTCTCTGAAAGAATCTGTCCTTTTACGCACAGGTTTGTACCTCTGGTTCCTTAGATCCAAAATCATTCTGGTATCCAAAATTTCCATTGAGCTCTCCTTGAATAAGAGCCCGGAGGCAGAATTTATGCCAAACAGCTCCCTGGGGCTTTGGTCAGCTCGGGAGCCTGGGTATTGCAGGGGAAGGGAGTGCTACGGGCTGTGGTAAGAGGGGAATGAAACTAAGGAAATTAAAACTACCACCAGTCATGCTTGACCATGTTTCTTTTGTGCAGCGTCTCTTCTAGGTTCTCTGCACACCTTGTAAATTAGGTATATTATTGCTTGGTATATGTTCAAAGAATAATGGCTGAAACAAGGACCTGTGAACCTCTGTCCCTTCGCTGGACTCATTGCTTTGAGAAGAATGAGATCAGCTAAAGAGGTAGGAATAATAATAGCACGCTACGTTAACATACCTGCTGCAAAACGTCATTGTTTTGAACCAGTCAACCTTTTACATTgactttaaaaaaccctttaaacCATAAACCCCGCTGCctcatggttttgttttccactggAAGAGAATATCGAATACACTTTGAGCCTCAGGAAGGCGCTCAGGTCTGGGCACCTTCGGTGGCATTAGGGGAGCTGCGGTGCCACAAGTATCAGCTCGAGGGAGAGAGGAGCATCACAGCGCAGTGCAAAGACCTgcggcagggctggctgggttGCGGCGGAGGCCCTCTGAGCGCAATCTTAGGACAAGGCAGGAGCGAAGGCTGGCGCTTCGAAGCGTTTTCATCTGCGTTTCCCCGgggctgcgctgcgctgcgctgcgctgcgctgcgctgcgctgcgctgcgctgcggGGAGGCGGCCCGGCTGCCATAGCAACGGGCTGCTCAGCCCTGCGGCGCAGGGGCCGGGCGATGCTCCTCCgagcctgcagcctggcagctgctggggggcAAATGGAAGAGCTCCTTTTTAAAGCACCATTGTGCGTCGCCATTGAAAGAAGGGAGGGCAGCAAAGGGAagacaaaaatgcagttttaactttcactgtgaaaaaaatagataaactCATCTATTTTCAACATGAGGACAAAACCAGCAACATGCACTGTACCATGGCCGTGTGGCAGCACACGTGGTGCAAGGTGGTTGGCTTTCACGTGTGCCTTTATTACCTGCCCagagctgggggcagagggcacatatacacacatgtgcTTTAAGGCTGCTGCTACGTGaaggaaacacaagaaaacacattcAGAGCCACCTTAATATCCTGCTCATGCTTTGAGCCATCTGAGGCAGGAGAAATGTGCTGTTTCAGGGTCTGAACAAGAGTCGGAGAGAAGATTACTGTAGTCTTCAGTGAGCTTTGCCCAAGCCCtgctaaagatatttttaattatttagtcTTGTATCACAATGGTGTTTGTTAAGTGTGGTGAGCAGCGTGTTTGTGGCCACCGTATGGCTCCATCGAAGCTGTGAGTGCCCAAGGCCCTGCAcgagctcctgctgctctgcgGTGGCAGCCCCATGCTGCAGCACGCAGGTCGCCGCCAAGTCCAGGAGATGAGATCCCCGTGCCTGGGAGGCTGCCGGAGCACAAGTCCTTCTGTGTCATCATCATGGAGACCTCAGTCCCGCACTGAGCTCAGCCACAGGACAGCAGGCTGCTCCCGAGCGGCCGTTGTCCCTGGACGGCAGCAGAGCCTGTGCAGCCAGCCTTTCCAAAAAACTCTTCTTCTGGGCAAGATGTTTTGCAGATATTGACAAGCCATTCCTCAGCTGGTGCGTGAGATGAAGCGGTGGGGAAGACACCCTCGCTTCACCCAGGAGAGCCAGAGGCGTGCACAGCCACCGCCGTGACACCAGCTGCTGGCTCCCCGCCCAGCCTCTGTCGCCTGCAGCACAACTCCTGTGTCCGGCGGGCATCTCAGGCCTTCGCACAGCCTTGGGCTTCTCTGGCTGcccattatttccttttatgaaaatatttatgcgAGTTAATTCTTTTCCCCCATAAGGAAttgaaaaaaaggcatttaactACAGCCCTGGAAAAAACCAAAGTGTCTAGCAAGTTGGCTAGGGAGTTAGGCTTTTTTACTCtgtgtgtctgcatgtgtgtgaaTAACGGCAGCAAATACAGTCTCCTGTTAAAAATATGTCCTTGCAAGGCAATTATAAAATTGTTAAACTTGCTCGctgaaaacagcaaacattCATTTAATTCTCAGTGCTCTCgtctggacaatgctcttagtcctatggtttagttttaggtagtcctgtgcagagcagggagttggactcgatccttatgggtcccttccaactcgagatTATGATTCCATGATACTATGTTTTTATGACTCTTCTCCAGTTTTACATACTACATATTGAAGTATCCAATGTTACGGATTTgaccaaaagaaaattttctggaCTGTGAGGATTGCAAGAGCAGTATTAGGATCAAGGAGAATAACAGTATTAGGAATCAAGGTgataaaaattgttatttttttaaagcataattttgttttgaataaaatattgattCCAAGTTACCAGTGTCACAAGCAAGTGCATATCGAATGGCAACAGGTTTGCCCTTCTTTACAAAAGTGAATTTAACTCTGGTATTTTTTCAATTCTGTGTTTAATGTTTTGACTCATTCAAGTAACAGGAAACCGAAGGCTTTTGCTGTGGCCCAAAGCAAGAGCTCTGACTGAACTCCTATCGTCTGCAATTGCTCAGAGTAATGGTGACACTGAAGATGAAGTCTTATTTCTGCAGCCTTTGTACTTTGCTTCATTAGACATTGCCTCGCCAAAAATCATCCCCACCCCACTTAGCAGAGATGAGTTGCTGAACACCACAGGGAAAACCACTTTTAAACTATAATCCTGGAAATGCTTATGCCTGAGCTGGCCTAGTGAAAACCATGTCTGACTCACAGAGTTACACAAGcacattttgttctgtaaaagAGCTGTAGCTTTTCCAGAACATCCACTGCAGGTCTTAACAGGAGCTTAAGAGACATTTCAAGTGTCCAGGTAACGCAGTGAATAATAAAGATTGTGTGTATACTCATGTATACATGTAATGGCCATTTCATGAAATGggaaatcatatttttattagaCAAAAAAGTGATGTTACCTACAGGGTGAGTTCTCTGCTTGCCTTGCCTTGAAGCCTGTCTCTTTCTTCGTGGTAGCCATCATGAGAGATGGCGAGGAACCCATCTGCTTCCCGTCTACTTCATCAGtgcttcccagagctgctgctacTCACATACAAAGGttcaattttgtattttttttgtgcttcaCCATAGAGTCTCCCGTAGCTGGACACATCATTTATCTTCCTCCCACTGCCAAGAGATACATAACCATTAATTATAGGAGGACCCAATTTTCAAAAAAGGTAATGCAGCTACTGCCCTGGTTGACTTCAGCAAGCTCTTCAGGTACGCACTGCCCTTAAAGATAATGCCTGTCGGTGTTCTTACAGCCCAGAAAAACCAGAAGTATAAGCTACCAACTTTATTCTAGGCTAAAATAATAGACTTCAGAAGAATTGTCAGTAGAAGTAAAACATATATGTTTTCGTTTCAAATTACTAAGACTTTATCGACTGCCACAAAGAAACACAGTCTCTTGtccagaaataatttattcatcaacaataaaacactgaatagaaaaagccttttaaataaaactatatataatgctttattttttattcgATACTCCACAAAAAACACTACAGACAGTAACAAAATAATCCAATTAAtcttaaaaatttcaaattataaTTGTCACTTTTCATTTATCATGTTTTATTAACAATGCAAAGGTCATTTGTTTACATATTATAGTTTTACTTGATTTCAttaaattgtttcttaaaaCACTCGAAGCAATTTGTTGTTTGCCCCATAATTTATAACATATATAAGTATATCAATAAACAATATAACAGCTCTGAAAAAGATATGCAGACTGTTCAATGGTAAGTAGTCTACCATAGGTTGTTTAGTGGGAGAGCGGGAAGAAATCACAACTGAATTGGGATAGAAGTCAACACATTGAAGAGAAATAATATTTGGGGAACAATTACATATTTTCCATTGCCCGTTTGGTAATGTGATCTCTTTCAAGCTCTGATTTCTCCTGTTTTAGATACTCTAGCACCTTTGCTAGCATATCCTCATCCAGATACTGCCTGTTTTGTGTGTCATCGGTTTCCCCGGCCATGGAAAGCCTTTGGCTGAGCGAAGCCAACTTCGCGGCCTCCTGCGGTCCCATCTGGCTTAGGTGCTCCCTGATGGCCTGCTCCAGCCAGTCATCTTCCTGCAAGTCGCTTTCAGAAGCTGGAACTGGGATGCGTTTCATCTGGTTCGTATTGATAACTTCAGGATATTTTGCCAACACCTTTGCCAAGTAATCGGCCAGCTCTTCATCCTTCTCATTCAGTTTCTCATACTCCATTTGTCGCCTTTCCAAATCGTTCATCCAGGCAGCTTTAGGAAACGGGTGTCCTTTCAATCTTCTGGGAATGTAAGACAGTCTTGGCAAATCATTTCCTTGATTAAGACGATTTAGTAAGTAGGAGGGATTCTGATTAGCTAAATTGTTAGTTCCCAGAAGACTGACAATATCTTCGATATTGAGGTCTTCAGGTAGATTTTCTGGAATAACATTAAGAGGCTGCTTCATGTACCCATTTTTAGAGTTTAcgttatttttaaatatatcactCTGTCCTAGATTAGTTTCAGCGATCGCATCAAGGTCTTCTGGGAGTTCTGCTTCCTGCTCAGCTTCCAACCTTTCACtctgaagctgctttttttctccagctttcaaCATGTCTATTAAATCCTCAGGAGGAATTTGTAAATTCCTGGAGATTTCTATCAGCTGAGCTATAGACTGAGGATCGAGTTGCTTATCCAAAAATGTGGGtgctcttttttcctcaagttCTCCTCCAGTCCTTAATTTCCTATTGGCAGCACCACCCATCAGCCTCTTCAGGTAATAATTCATTAGCTTTGAAACGTCCTCTGACATTTGATCTTTATTGTCTCTTCTTATTTCATCCTCAACGAAGCTGAGTTTCCCTGatcttttcatttcatcatCAATCTCCTCTTCATGTTTATCAATTTCCTCTTTGCTATCTTTTATCTCTTCCTGGGTTTGACTTTCCACTTTTTCCTCTATGGGATTCCAATCTTCTCCTCCAACCACATCTTCATAGGCAATGTTATTCACTTTATATACATCATCTTCATCATCTGTATACAGTTTCTGGTCCTCATCCAGCCTTTCTTTCTTGTGGTTACTAGGTCCTGCCATCTTCCCCAACTCCTGAAACACAGACTCCAACGTAGCAAGGCTTTGGGGTGTGTATTGCTCTTCCACTATTTCATTAGTACGCTTGAAAGGACTGTCTCTTGAACTGTCTTCATAATGCCCAAGTGgcattttgagatatttttgcCACCTCTCAGGCCACTTGTAAGCCTCATAATCATCAGTTACTCCAGCTGGAAAGTTGTTATCTGAACTCAGACCATAGGGTTTATTCTCCTTTGGGCCAACTTTTGACTCTTTCTCAGCTTGCCGCAAGGCTTCCAACATTACCTTAACCCATTGGGACTCATCTTCAGTCAAAGAATCCCTTACATTATCTGGTAGGTGAACCtgatctttgctttctttctgttgcagGAGATATGGGACACTTTGATAAGAGTTGTAATCAGGGCTGCTTTCTCCCTTGTTAGTTTGCTTGCGAAGATCTTCTATGTATTCCAAAGCTTTGATCATATCAGGATTTGGGAACCTTTGTAAGTTTTTCATTACATAGTCTGGATCTTTCTGAAGCAGCTGATGCTGCTGGAAGGAAGCTGCATCAACCCAACAGATTATGACAAAGAAAAAGGTGAGAGCACAGGCTGCTTCAAGCTGGAAGGTTTTAGTTTCTgccatatttaaaatatttccttgaaataaagaagaaaaagaaaaaagaagcagttaACATATGGAGACAGACAGCAAACTGAGAGGCAAAATAGAGATTGTTATTTCAAACTGGAACTTATCATGAAGAATACCACCAGTACTAcacatgtttttattaattatgGAAACCTAATATAACTCATTCATGAAAGCCATATGTTTTGGTGGAAATTTGAGATTTTCTGAATCTTTCCTATGATTCCTCAGTTATACTGGAAACTATTGGTTTCCTATGCTAGAAATTTCTTATCTCTATGTTCAATGTACTTTATAAACATCAGTTTTCCAATGGCAGCACCAAAGTATAAGATATAAATCCTATATAGCTCATGAAATGCCCACAGGGGAATCTAGATGTCATTTTGATTATGAAACTGAAGGCTTCAAATGGTAAAATCAGTATATCCATATATTTAAGTGCTgctcaaaatattaatattaaaactgcatacagaattattttgtgaGATTGTTCCATAGGGCATCTAATTTCATGCCAGGGTAATACCACTGAATGGTGCTAGACTGCAGTAAAATCAATGTAATGAAGTGGAGAACATGGCCTGTAAAATGACTTGCaagtttatttctgtcattattGTTAGTGTTATTACTTCCTTTTTTGctatttcataaaaaaaaatattatttgtattacaggTTAATTTTAGTTAAAACGCTCTATGAGTGAACCATTTTCCTATGGGCAATGATCCCCTATATGAAGGACAAACTGTAATTTATCCTAAAGGTACAATATAATTTTACCGAATCCTTTAAAACCCATCTCAGAAATGAGCTCGACTTGGTAGGTTTTGAGTGGtgatttcattcattcattcacttCAGCAGAAATTGAATCGGGTCCCAGGACAGGCAGAAACGTGACCATTGGCAAAAGTGAGCTAAATTCAGTTAGAATAGATCAGCAGAAGCCCATGTCTAGTCAGTCTGCCCAGCTTACGGCAGCCAACAATAAACTCTGGAACAGAAGTGGGAAAAATATG contains the following coding sequences:
- the SCG2 gene encoding secretogranin-2: MAETKTFQLEAACALTFFFVIICWVDAASFQQHQLLQKDPDYVMKNLQRFPNPDMIKALEYIEDLRKQTNKGESSPDYNSYQSVPYLLQQKESKDQVHLPDNVRDSLTEDESQWVKVMLEALRQAEKESKVGPKENKPYGLSSDNNFPAGVTDDYEAYKWPERWQKYLKMPLGHYEDSSRDSPFKRTNEIVEEQYTPQSLATLESVFQELGKMAGPSNHKKERLDEDQKLYTDDEDDVYKVNNIAYEDVVGGEDWNPIEEKVESQTQEEIKDSKEEIDKHEEEIDDEMKRSGKLSFVEDEIRRDNKDQMSEDVSKLMNYYLKRLMGGAANRKLRTGGELEEKRAPTFLDKQLDPQSIAQLIEISRNLQIPPEDLIDMLKAGEKKQLQSERLEAEQEAELPEDLDAIAETNLGQSDIFKNNVNSKNGYMKQPLNVIPENLPEDLNIEDIVSLLGTNNLANQNPSYLLNRLNQGNDLPRLSYIPRRLKGHPFPKAAWMNDLERRQMEYEKLNEKDEELADYLAKVLAKYPEVINTNQMKRIPVPASESDLQEDDWLEQAIREHLSQMGPQEAAKLASLSQRLSMAGETDDTQNRQYLDEDMLAKVLEYLKQEKSELERDHITKRAMENM